In a single window of the Equus quagga isolate Etosha38 chromosome 7, UCLA_HA_Equagga_1.0, whole genome shotgun sequence genome:
- the PCDHAC1 gene encoding protocadherin alpha-C1 produces the protein MVGWRVAVLCLWVSCASAAGQLEYSVWEETERGVAVGNVAADLRLSAAALSLRNFRFLSSHGEPYFGVDLASGSLVVLEPVDRERLCEAKAVCVLTYELVLEDPLELHKLHVHLLDTNDNSPLFPTGDVQLHIPEFLMPGARFTLPNAQDADEGSNGVLSYSLSSSPHFRLDIGSRVDGSKYPELVLEKALDREQRATHRLVLTARDGGQPARSGDAQVTVIVVDTNDNAPVFERTVYRTKVPETAPNGTVLFRVQASDPDEGSNGEIRYSLSNSTRAKLQHHFHVHPRSGEVRIAASLGPPETVLEAYIEARDEGAFGLASLAKLLVEVTDVNDHAPEVNLMTLSNPVSEDTAPGTVIALLSVRDEDFGPNGKVICSMSSGGPFKLKASFDNYYSLLTDGPLDREQVSEYQVLIAASDGGSPQLSTRRTLTISVGDVNDNTPSFPQPQQEFFVAENNGPGASLGRVFAQDPDLGKNGLVFYELLDIISEEQTAASLVAVESSSGTITAKTSFDFEQLRGFRFQVEARDGGIPPRSAAVTVSLFVIDMNDNTPVILFPLPRNGSVPVEIVSRSARTGHLVTKVIAEDADSGSNAWLSYHISQASDSSLFRVSSNVGELRTARLVLPTDAVKQRVVVVVRDHGDPSLSSSVTLGVLLSNSVPQVLPDFEDAWETGGHLSTQNLYLVIALACISFLFLGCLLFFVFIKFSQSPGCCSQSCCRSPEELRYGRKMASNPCVTSATIDVTTVERLSQTYLYRASLGLGSDNNSLLLHGEYSAADLRNVATGVGLNLPISCIQIRNRKGDHANVNAMVSKFYGI, from the coding sequence ATGGTGGGCTGGAGGGTGGCAGTTCTATGTTTGTGGGTCTCCTGTGCCTCTGCTGCCGGACAGCTCGAATACTCAGTGTGGGAGGAGACCGAGCGGGGCGTAGCCGTAGGCAATGTTGCCGCGGACTTGAGACTGTCAGCAGCCGCTCTATCCTTGCGGAACTTTCGCTTCCTTTCCAGCCACGGCGAGCCTTACTTCGGAGTGGATCTGGCCAGCGGTAGCTTGGTGGTCCTAGAGCCAGTGGACCGCGAACGGCTATGCGAAGCCAAAGCTGTCTGTGTCTTGACCTATGAGCTGGTGCTCGAGGACCCGCTGGAGCTGCACAAGTTGCACGTTCACCTCCTGGACACCAACGACAACTCACCTCTCTTCCCTACGGGCGACGTGCAGCTGCACATCCCCGAGTTCCTGATGCCCGGAGCCCGCTTTACTCTCCCTAATGCCCAAGATGCCGACGAGGGAAGCAACGGGGTGCTAAGCTACAGCCTGAGCTCCAGCCCGCACTTTCGCCTGGACATAGGGTCGCGGGTCGACGGCAGCAAATACCCGGAGCTGGTATTGGAGAAAGCGCTGGATCGCGAGCAGCGCGCCACCCACCGACTTGTGCTCACCGCTCGGGACGGCGGGCAGCCCGCTCGCTCTGGAGACGCACAAGTCACCGTGATCGTGGTGGACACAAACGACAATGCGCCTGTATTTGAGCGCACAGTATACCGCACCAAGGTGCCAGAGACTGCACCCAACGGGACTGTGTTATTCCGAGTTCAGGCCTCGGACCCGGATGAAGGCTCCAATGGGGAAATCCGGTACTCCTTAAGCAACAGCACAAGAGCAAAGCTGCAACACCACTTTCACGTGCACCCCCGAAGTGGGGAGGTGCGGATAGCTGCTTCACTAGGTCCACCTGAAACGGTGTTGGAGGCATACATCGAGGCGAGGGACGAAGGCGCCTTTGGTCTAGCTAGCCTCGCCAAGCTGCTGGTGGAAGTGACTGATGTGAACGATCATGCCCCCGAGGTGAACCTCATGACTCTCTCCAACCCAGTTTCCGAGGACACCGCTCCTGGCACAGTGATTGCTCTCCTTAGTGTAAGGGATGAAGACTTCGGTCCCAATGGTAAGGTCATTTGTAGCATGTCCAGTGGAGGCCCTTTCAAGCTGAAGGCTTCCTTTGACAATTACTACAGCTTGCTGACTGATGGACCGCTGGACCGGGAGCAGGTCAGTGAATACCAGGTCCTGATCGCCGCCTCAGACGGTGGCTCACCCCAACTTAGTACCCGCAGGACGCTGACTATATCAGTAGGCGATGTGAACGACAATACACCAAGCTTTCCTCAACCACAACAGGAATTTTTTGTGGCTGAAAATAATGGCCCCGGAGCCTCTCTAGGCCGTGTTTTTGCCCAGGACCCGGACCTGGGGAAGAATGGCCTTGTCTTCTATGAGCTGTTGGATATTATCTCTGAAGAGCAGACAGCCGCTAGCTTGGTGGCAGTAGAATCATCCAGTGGGACTATCACTGCCAAAACTTCCTTTGACTTTGAGCAGCTCAGGGGGTTTCGCTTCCAAGTGGAAGCCCGGGATGGTGGCATTCCTCCCAGAAGTGCAGCGGTGACCGTGAGCTTGTTTGTGATAGATATGAATGACAACACTCCAGTCATCTTGTTTCCATTGCCCAGAAATGGCTCTGTCCCAGTGGAAATTGTGTCCCGCTCTGCCAGAACTGGACATTTGGTCACAAAAGTGATAGCGGAGGATGCAGACAGTGGCTCTAATGCCTGGCTTTCCTACCACATCTCTCAGGCTTCTGACTCTAGCCTTTTCAGAGTTTCATCCAATGTAGGAGAGCTGCGTACTGCTCGCTTAGTTCTTCCCACTGATGCGGTTAAACAGAGGGTGGTGGTAGTGGTTCGGGACCATGGAGATCCATCgctttcttcctctgtcacacTGGGTGTGCTGTTGAGCAACTCTGTCCCTCAGGTCCTCCCAGACTTTGAAGATGCCTGGGAAACAGGAGGGCACCTTTCCACCCAGAACTTATATTTAGTAATTGCCCTGGcctgtatttcctttttatttctggggtgcttacttttctttgtgtttatcaaGTTTAGCCAGAGCCCAGGTTGTTGTTCTCAGAGCTGCTGTCGCTCTCCAGAGGAGCTGAGGTATGGAAGGAAGATGGCTTCAAATCCTTGCGTGACATCAGCCACAATAGATGTCACTACAGTCGAGAGGCTGTCTCAGACCTATCTCTATCGGGCCTCTCTGGGACTTGGTTCTGATAATAACAGTTTGCTGTTGCATGGGGAATACAGTGCTGCTGACCTGAGAAATGTGGCCACTGGGGTAGGACTGAATTTACCAATATCCTGTATTCAGATTCGAAACAGGAAAGGAGATCACGCAAACGTCAATGCCATGGTAAGCAAATTTTATGGGATTTGA